The following coding sequences are from one Chitinophagaceae bacterium window:
- a CDS encoding saccharopine dehydrogenase, whose protein sequence is MTADKNILVLGAGKSSGILIKYLLEHLSEMGYKTIVADLDLKAAQDKIKNNPNGKAVELSANDFNKITELIDISEVIISMLPATMHLKIAEICLDKKKHLVTASYKSPEMDKLDAACKEKGLIFLNECGLDPGIDHMSAMQVIDKIKSEGGEFKGFETFTGGLLANGQNPNPWNYKFTWNPKNVITGGQGVVHFIQEGRFKYIPYHRLFNRTEIIKIPGYGEFEGYANRDSLKYRAIYGLENIPTIYRGTLRRPGFCKSWNVFVQLGATDDTYEMQDVENMTHRDFINSFLAYNPYDSVELKLAHYLRLELDGVEMRNLKWVGVFKDTPVGLKSGTPAKILQHILEKKWTLNPEDKDMIVMWHKFDYITEGVKRQMQSSLVIEGKDAENTAMAFTVGMPVGIATKLILQGKIKEKGVQLPIKPHWYNPILKELQQQGLHMQEWMVVPHLQNEDDF, encoded by the coding sequence ATGACAGCGGATAAAAACATACTCGTTCTTGGTGCCGGTAAATCCAGTGGTATATTGATTAAGTATCTATTAGAGCATCTTTCTGAAATGGGCTACAAAACCATAGTTGCTGATTTAGACCTAAAAGCTGCTCAGGATAAAATTAAAAATAATCCAAACGGGAAGGCCGTTGAGTTATCTGCAAATGACTTTAATAAAATAACAGAACTGATTGATATTTCGGAAGTTATCATTTCTATGCTGCCCGCAACAATGCATCTGAAAATAGCCGAAATATGTCTTGATAAAAAGAAACATTTAGTTACCGCTTCTTACAAATCGCCCGAAATGGACAAGTTGGATGCCGCTTGTAAAGAAAAGGGACTTATATTTTTAAATGAATGTGGCTTAGACCCGGGAATAGACCATATGTCGGCCATGCAGGTCATCGATAAAATAAAGTCTGAGGGTGGTGAATTTAAAGGTTTTGAAACCTTTACCGGAGGTTTGTTGGCAAATGGACAAAACCCTAACCCGTGGAACTATAAGTTCACATGGAACCCTAAAAACGTAATTACCGGCGGTCAAGGTGTTGTCCACTTTATACAGGAAGGCAGGTTTAAGTATATTCCCTATCACCGGCTTTTTAACAGAACAGAAATTATCAAAATTCCCGGATACGGAGAGTTTGAAGGATATGCCAACCGAGATTCTTTAAAATACAGAGCTATTTACGGATTGGAAAATATACCTACTATCTACAGGGGAACTCTAAGAAGACCGGGTTTTTGCAAATCCTGGAATGTGTTTGTTCAGTTAGGCGCAACAGACGATACCTACGAAATGCAGGATGTTGAAAATATGACTCACCGGGATTTTATAAATTCTTTTTTAGCCTATAATCCCTATGATTCTGTAGAATTAAAATTAGCACATTATTTAAGATTAGAGCTGGATGGTGTTGAAATGCGGAATTTAAAATGGGTAGGAGTTTTTAAAGATACACCGGTAGGCTTAAAAAGCGGAACGCCGGCTAAAATTTTGCAACATATTTTAGAGAAAAAATGGACCCTTAATCCGGAAGATAAAGATATGATTGTAATGTGGCATAAATTTGATTACATCACTGAAGGAGTTAAACGACAAATGCAATCATCCTTAGTTATAGAAGGAAAAGATGCTGAAAATACAGCTATGGCCTTTACTGTCGGGATGCCGGTAGGTATAGCAACCAAGCTTATTTTACAAGGAAAAATTAAAGAAAAAGGAGTACAATTACCCATCAAACCGCATTGGTATAACCCTATACTGAAAGAACTTCAACAGCAAGGTCTGCATATGCAGGAATGGATGGTTGTTCCTCATCTCCAAAATGAAGATGATTTTTAA